The Primulina eburnea isolate SZY01 chromosome 8, ASM2296580v1, whole genome shotgun sequence genome contains a region encoding:
- the LOC140839240 gene encoding uncharacterized protein, which yields MSNPILLLLASQILTAENFSKWKSNMNILLINESYHFFLKEDCPPVRPANASRTVSQGYKNWIVANNKARCYLLSSMKEVLSAKHEAFETVKEIMESLQQIFRRPSEQARYEAVKAVMSKMKNGSLVHEHVLKMINHFKDADINGANIDEKTQVGMILETLSPAFLQFRTNYVMNHRAHNMTELLNELQRYEYLIDDNNGKANVAEPNVALRMASSSKNKKKKNVGNFKGKKKIQMKNWKGAEPKPKGKCFHWNVDGHWKRNCKKYLDELKKEEETRASNHVCVSLQMLESSKDLEEGAFMMRVGNGERLSAMEVGTMRLSFKNNKYLILNNVYSIPDFKPRNKVVLEELLADEISLIPTKVVEQERMETNTQVTDGGGDDPLKYNMAMVDVDQEKWQETMKLEMESMYLNSVWILVDQPEGIKPIGSKWVYKKKRGPDRKFETFKARLVAKGYTQKEGVDYEDTFSPVAIYGKMNVKTAFLNGHLEEAIHMVKPESFVVKGQEQKVCQLQRSIYGLKQASRSWNIKFDEAIKSYVFHQNIGEPCVYKKIKGQKVVLLVLYVDDILLIGNDVELLSSINNWLVSKLQMKDLGEASYILGIKIIRDRKKKTFGIVSSIIN from the exons atgtcAAATcctattcttcttcttcttgcaTCACAAATTTTGACTGctgaaaatttttctaaatggaAAAGCAACATGAATATCCTCTTGATCAATGAAAGTTACCATTTTTTCCTCAAGGAGGATTGTCCTCCAGTGCGTCCAGCTAATGCTTCAAGGACTGTGTCGCAAGGATATAAAAATTGGATTGTTGCAAACAACAAGGCACGCTGCTACCTGTTATCATCAATGAAAGAAGTGCTTAGTGCTAAGCATGAAGCCTTTGAGACTGTTAAAGAGATTATGGAATCTCTACAACAAATATTTAGACGTCCATCTGAACAAGCACGCTATGAAGCTGTGAAAGCAGTTATGAGCAAGATGAAGAACGGTTCTTTAGTTCATGAGCATGTGCTGAAAATGATTAATCATTTCAAGGATGCTGATATCAATGGTGCGAACATTGATGAAAAAACTCAAGTTGGCATGATCCTAGAGACACTTTCTCCTGCTTTTCTCCAATTCAGGACAAACTATGTTATGAATCATAGGGCACATAATATGACAGAACTCCTAAATGAGCTACAAAGGTATGAATATCTAATAGATGATAACAATGGCAAGGCAAATGTTGCTGAACCTAATGTGGCTTTGCGAATGGCTTCTTCTTCTAAgaataaaaagaagaaaaatgtgGGAAATTTTAAGGGCAAGAAAAAGATCCAAATGAAGAATTGGAAGGGTGCAGAACCCAAACCAAAGGGAAAATGTTTCCATTGGAACGTAGATGGCCATTGGAAAAGAAACTGTAAGAAGTACCTTGATGAGttgaaaaaagaagaagaaacaaG AGCATCTAACCATGTTTGTGTTTCTTTGCAGATGCTGGAGTCGTCCAAGGATCTTGAAGAGGGAGCTTTCATGATGAGAGTAGGCAACGGGGAAAGATTATCAGCAATGGAAGTTGGGACAATGCGACTGTCATTTAAgaataataaatatttgattttgaacAATGTTTATTCTATTCCTG ATTTCAAACCCAGAAATAAAGTAGTTCTAGAAGAGTTGTTGGCTGATGAGATTAGCCTCATACCAACAAAAGTTGTTGAACAAGAAAGGATGGAGACCAATACTCAAG TCACTGATGGAGGTGGCGATGATCCATTGAAATATAATATGGCAATGGTTGACGTTGATCAAGAAAAATGGCAAGAAACCATGAAACTCGAAATGGAGTCTATGTACTTGAATTCGGTCTGGATACTGGTAGATCAACCTGAAGGTATTAAGCCTATTGGTAGCAAATGGGTCTACAAGAAAAAGAGAGGGCCCGATAGGAAATTCGAGACTTTCAAGGCTAGATTAGTGGCGAAGGGTTATACCCAAAAAGAAGGAGTAGACTATGAGGATACTTTCTCTCCAGTTGCCAT ATATGGAAAAATGAACGTTAAGACGGCTTTCTTGAATGGTCATCTTGAGGAAGCCATTCATATGGTAAAACCAGAAAGTTTCGTAGTTAAAGGCCAAGAGCAGAAAGTTTGTCAGCtgcaaagatctatttatggactTAAGCAGGCTTCTAGATCATGGAACATAAAATTTGATGAAGCTATAAAATCTTATGTTTTTCATCAAAACATAGGTGAACCTTGTGTATATAAGAAAATCAAAGGACAGAAGGTGGTTTTATTAGTTctttatgtagatgatattttgctcattgggaatgatgtggAACTTTTATCTAGCATAAATAATTGGCTAGTGAGCAAATTACAAATGAAAGATTTGGGAGAAGCAAGTTACATTCTTGGGATTAAGATTATTCGAGATCGGAAGAAAAAAACTTTTGGCATTGTCTCAAGCATCATAAATTGA